The following coding sequences lie in one Cannabis sativa cultivar Pink pepper isolate KNU-18-1 chromosome 5, ASM2916894v1, whole genome shotgun sequence genomic window:
- the LOC133038301 gene encoding uncharacterized protein LOC133038301, with the protein MSELDNLDIRVRPYLQQVGYHKWSRYHCKNNRYSTMTSNIAESLNAANLAARELPITTLMESLRALVQQWTYTNRKKAHKTTTFLTPTAEKKLVDNFVESLTENVKPINETMFEVIELTRSWVINLKEKTCSCNRFQLDELPCAHALVVIKEMNLNVYNYRSGYYTTRTWLETYIGSTYPVHNHTTWDVPQNITDIIVLPPNQKIRSGRPRKRRFLSEWDTKKHNRCDKCGQHGHNRKTCNNQVDL; encoded by the exons atgagcgagttggacaacttggacatccgtgtaagaccatatttacaacaagttggataccacaaatggtcaagataccactgcaaaaacaacaggtattcaactatgacttcaaacattgctgaatctctaaatgcagcaaacttggcagctagagagctaccaatcacaacactgatggagtcattgagagcattggttcaacaatggacatacacaaacaggaaaaaagcacataaaacaacaacatttttaacacctacagcagaaaagaaattagtcgacaactttgtggaatcattgacagaaaat GTAAAACCAATAAACGAGACCATGTTCGAAGTCATTGAACTAACCAGATCATGGGTCATCAACCTGAAGGAGAAAACATGCAGTTGCAACAGATTCCAACTTGATGAGTTACCGTGTGCTCATGCGCTTGTCgttataaaagagatgaacttgaatGTTTACAACTACCGTTCGGGTTATTACACCACGCgaacatggcttgaaacatacatcggctcaacatatccggtacacaatcacacaacttgggatgtgccacaaaacataacagatatcattgttctgccaccaaaccaaaaaataagatctggaagaccaaggaaacgaaggtttttatctgaatgggatacaaaaaaacataacaggtgcGACAAATGTGGACAACACGGACACAATcgaaagacatgcaacaatcaa GTTGATCTGTGA